In Spirosoma pollinicola, the genomic window AAACATTGTTAGCGATGTAATAATTACTACTGCCGTCGTCCAGGTCGATGTCCCATCCATGATCGCAGCGAAAGCGATTATTTCGGATAATAGTTGTCGTTTGGGCGTCGAGTTGAATTAATTCGGGATGAGCGGTCACCAGACTATCCATCGAAGCCCGGTCAGGATGCCAGAAACGATCCCGGCCCCACGAATTGAACGAGCCATGATCGCCCGTTTCGAGTACGGTATCGAATACGTCATTGTATTCGAGCAGATGCCCGCCCCACGTACCCTCGCTGATATTGATACCCGCCCGGGGCACCTGGTAAATGGAATTATGCCGCACCACAATACCGGCTGCCATCGAAATTTCGACACCCGTTGCCTGCTTTTCAAGCTGACCAATATGATGAATCAGGTTATCTTCGGCCACACACTGGGCTGGATACGCTTCATTCTTCGGCCCCGACTGCCGGTCCAGTTGCGCATACGGAATAAACTGCTCATACCGGAACGAAGGGGACCGAACCGCCGATGAGTCGCCAACGAAGCAGATAGCACTAGCCCCGATATGGTGGAAATAGGAGCCTCTGACAACCGAGTTACGATTGTAGCCACTCATAAACAAGGCGTTACCGCCGAGCTCGGTGAACTCACTATTGACAATCCGGCAATTCTCTGTGTTTGCCAGGAGAACGGCTGCCCCCCGGTAAATCATCCAATCGCTCCGTAATAGTGGCTCGTTGGTTTCCATAAACGTGCGTTCGGCGTTGACAAACCGGATGCTCTGAATGTGAACATTTCTGAGCGGACTGCCTGGGTTTCCTTTTAGTTCGATCAGGCCTTTTAACCGCGACACATCAATGCGGGCCGTTGCCAGGTTAACCCCTGCTGGCGGTATCACCGAAAGCACGTGGGTCTTTTTGTTATAAAACCACTCACCGGGTACGTCCAGTTCGTCGATTATATTCTCGACAAACCGTTCCTGCGGGTGCATGGGTGCCGGACGGTTGTTCTGCCAGCCACCTTCGAGCGTAACCTGCCCCCCGCTTTTGCCGGTTATCCGGTAATGAAAATCACCCCATTCACCCTTGTGCAAAGCGTGTACATAGCCCCCTTTCGGAGATTTCCAGCGACTAACCCGCTCGTCACTCAAGGCATCAGCAGCGGTGCCGTTGTAGACGCGCGCACTGGCGTCGTAATTGGGGTAGCGAGCCAGAATTTGTTTCTGACCGTTGATGAACAACTGCTCAAAGGCCGGGCCCGTTACGGTTGATGTCCAGATGCCTTTTGCATTCTTTTTCCACTGAAGCGCCAACCGCCTGCCTCCGCTCAATTGTGCAACTTCGGACTGATAGCTGCTAATCGTCAGGCTTTTTCCTTGCGTAACTTGTGGGTTGATGCGTACCGTTCCCGGCAGATAGTAAATGCCTTTCCGTAAAATGATCTGGACTTTATCGGAAGGCGCTGTTTTTACTTTTGTCAATGCTTTCTCCAACGTGGCAAATGGGCGTTTGATGGTGCCCGGATTTGCGTTGTTGCCCGTTGGAGCAACAAACAATTGCGTCTGGGCGCAAACGGTCGATGTTGCCAGGTAAAAAAAAGACAGTATCCAGTTTTTCATATGCCTTTGACGCAGTAGTCACTACTTTTCAGTTCGCCGGTTCGGTTACGTTCTTAGGGTGTTCAGGTTTGATCCGATACAAATCAACTCGTATTACGTTTTCCAGGCAAATTGATCTATCATTACTCAAATTTTCAAGTGCCTTTGCTGTTGTCCGGCAAACATAACAAAGTCATTACTCTTTATATAATTGACTTGGTGCGTAGGCTGTGTTCCGGTTTACATCAGCGCTGAAACAGTGTCTTGAAGCCATCCCTGATTTTATGTTGTACGGCATTTTTAGTTATGATACGTCGACACCCCGCATGGGTCTGAAACACAAGGACCATGTTCTCGATTTGGAGGTTGTGGGCTTGTTAGGCTATTTCGATAACCTGGCTATAGACCCCGCTGTGTTCACCAAACCTTTTTTGAACGATTTCATTGCCCTTGGCAAACCCATTCATCGAGCCATCCATCAACGAATCAACGCCTTACTGGAGCATGATGCCACGGCGTTTGCGGAGGTTCACGACCAGGTTTTCATTCATGAGTCGCGGGTGCAGATGCACTTACCCGTTCATATTGGCGACTATACCGATTTTTACGCGGGCATTCACCACGCCGAGAACGTAGGTCGTATGTTTCGGCCCCAGGGCGACCCGCTGCTTCCTAATTACAAACACCTGCCCGTTGCTTACCACGGTCGCGCGTCGTCCATCGTGGTGTCGGGAACTCCCATCCGTCGACCCAAGGGTCAGTTCATGAACGATGGTCAACTCATGTTTGGCCCATCAACCGCACTGGATTTTGAACTCGAACTGGGGTTAATTATCGGTAAAGCGTCTACGCTGGGTGAGCCAATTTCTGTAAACGAAGCCGAGGATTACATTTTCGGAATTGCCCTCTTTAACGACTGGTCGGCGCGGGATATTCAACGCTGGGAATATCAGCCGCTTGGGCCGTTTTTGGGTAAAAATTTCGGTTCGAGTATCTCCGCCTGGGTGTTGCCGTTCGATGAACTGGAACCCTTTCGCGTGTCGGGTGCCGAACAGGAACCAGCCCCTTTACCGTATTTACAAAATTCGGGTGATGCTAATTTCGACCTGGAATTAGACGTCTGGCTAACACCCGCTGATGGTGAGGAGGTGTTTATTTGCCGTACAAATGCCCGCTATCTGTACTGGACGTTCGCACAAATGATTGCGCATCATACCGTCAATGGCTGCAACCTCAACATTGGCGATGTGCTGGCAACGGGCACTATTTCAGGACCAGAACCCGGCACCTATGGCTCTTTACTAGAAATAAGCTGGAATGGGGAACGCCCCCTTCATATATCCCACACCCTATCCCGAACATTCCTGGCCGATGGCGATACCGTGACCTTTCGGGGGCGTGGCTTCCTGAACGGCATTCGAGTCGATTTGGGGGAAGTAACCGGCACTATTCATTCATGAAAACAATCAATCCCGCAGACTTGAAACCCAATGAATTTTACCGGTTTATAATCGGTACCATTGGCCCGCGGCCCATTGCTTTTGCCAGCACAATCGACGCCAACGGACTGGTTAATTTAAGCCCGTTTAGTTTTTTCAACATCGTTGGCTACAACCCGCCCACGCTGATTTTTGCGCCAACCATTAACCGGCATGGCCATAAAAAACACACGTTGCTGAATCTGGAAGAGGTTGGCGAAGTGGTTATAAACATCGTCAACTATGCGATGGTTGAACAAATGTCATTGGCGAGCGCTGAGTTTGAGCGGGGTATCAACGAGTTTGAAAAAGCCGGTTTTACCGCTATTCCGTCTGATCGGGTTCGTCCGCCACGGATAGCCGAATCGCCAGCCGCGTTTGAGTGCGTGGTAAAGCAGATCGTTCCTACGGGCGATGGACCAGGCTCGGGGAATATAATTATCTGCGAAGTCGTTATGGGGCATTTTCACGATACCATTTTCGACTCAACAGGAGCCGTTGATCCCCATCAGCTCGACCTTATTGGCCGTATGGGGGGCGACTGGTACTGCCGCGCCCAGGGCGATGCGCTATTTGAGGTAGGTCGGCCCCAAACGGGCATTGGCGTGGACAACATACCGGCTGCTATTCGAAACAGCGCTATTCTGTCGGGAAATGATCTGGGGAAATTAGGGAGCTTCCCGGCTTTACCCGACCCCGAAGAGGTGAATGCCTATCGAGCGTCCGGTGCCTTGAATGAGTTGTTCGACGAAGCTAGAAATGGTTGCCAGTATTTACCTGATCTACTCCACCTGCGGGCCAAACAGCTTCTGGCCGAAGGTAATGTAAAGGATGCCTGGCTAACGCTGCTGACCAGTCAATTGTAATGTCGGCTGAATCGTAGAATAGAACTGATTTTTAATGTTATTTTAATATCTTGCGACCCTAAACGCATTTTGAATAATACATATGAAATTTTTTTCCTTTATACTGATTCTTGGCCTATTAATGGGTCCTCAACTCTATGCTCAGGATGCTCCGTCTACCAGAGAAATTGGTTTACGGGCGAGTGATCTGAACAGCTTTGGGCTGATTTACAAAAAACAGATTAGCGAAAATACATACCGACGGTATCGGCTGGCGTTTGGCAATCTGGGCGTAAACTTTATCCGGTCAAACACACTGGTTGGCTTTTCGGCGGGTGGTGCTATGGGGAAAGAAAAGCGCAGGCCGATTAGTGACAAGATGCAGTTTATTTATGGGACCGAATTGATTGCGAGCGTGAATCTAAATTATACATCGGCAGGATCAATAACGGTTGACAATGGGAACGGTGGCACAACCAGCTATACCGGCTCTGACCTCCTGATTGTTACACCCTCTGTTGGCATTGGCTTCGTACTTGGCGCACAATACAATTTTAACCCTAAATGGTACATCAGCGCCGAACTGATTCCGTCGATCACGGGCAGTGGTTCATTTGGTGCCGGATCGGCTCTGTATAGTTTTCAAGCAGGCTTTAACTCATCGAGCGCAGGTATTACAGGTGCTTATCGGTTCTAAAATTCAGGTATTGAATAGCTTACTAAAACTCGAGCCTGCCATCTTTTTCGGCTGTCTGCTACATATTGCGGGCGGCCGAAACTGTAATTAGGTATAGAAAAGTCAACTTAGAACGCTCTTCCAAGTCGCCCCGCTCGTTTCGTCTCTACCATTTACTAGACTTGACTACTAGACCAAATGAGTATATTACCTTTAGTTTTACTTAACTAGTGCTTCCGTTAGAAATTCACAGTTTACATGCTCAACTCACGTTATAAAACCATTAGTCAATTTTTCGGTAAAGAGTCGGTCCTGTTAAGTGCTTACCTATTAATAACCCTATTGGCGAGCATACAGCAGTATTTATTACCCGACCAACAAATTGGGCCCAGCGTTCAACGCTACTCAAATTACAACAACTACATCATCTTCAAAAACTCGTTTATCCACTTACTCACCCATAAAAATCTCTATTCGCTTCACCTGACCGAGCAATGGGATTTATTCAAATACTCCCCCACGTTCGCATTGTTCATGGGCTTGTTTGCATTCCTGCCCGATTGGCTGGGACTAACAGGCTGGAATCTGTTAAATACGCTGGTCCTGTTCTTTGGTATTAAGCACCTGCCGTTTGTGTCTGAAGACAGCAGAGTGAAAATCCGTTGGTTCATTCTGGTTGAGTTGCTAACCTCCATTCAAAACGCCCAGAGCAATGGATTAATAGCGGGGCTATTTGTCTGGAGTTTCATCTGGCTGGAACGAGAAAAGTCCTTATGGGCTAGCTTACTTATGCTTTTCAGTACATTCATCAAGATTTTTGGCGTCGTCGGATTTGTTCTGTTTTTGTTATATCCCCGCAAGCCGACGGCTATCTTATATACAATTGGCTGGACGGCAGTACTGGCCATCCTACCCCTAGCTGTCGTTCCTTACCAGGAGTTATTGAATCAGTACATAAACTGGTGGGTCATGTTGCAGAATGATCATTCGAGTTCGATTGGCCTGTCGGTGATGGGTTGGCTGAATACGTGGTTCTCGCTGGATCCATCAAAACTATTGGTGGTCGTTATTGGGGGCATCCTGCTCATGTTGCCGCTGCTCAGAACCGACCAGTATAAGTCCAATCAATACCGCCTGTTTCTCTTAGCGTCGGTTCTGATCTGGGTCGTTATTTTTAATCACAAAGCCGAATCACCTACGTTTATTCTGGCCATTACAGGCGTTGGTATCTGGTACTTTTGTCAGCCTGTCACCGTCACAAATCGGGTACTGGTCATACTGGCTTTTGTTTTCACCTCACTCTCCCCCACGGATGTGTTTCCAACGGCACTTCGCGATCTACTTGTCTTGCCTTACGTACTAAAGGCGGTCTTTTGCATCGCCATCTGGGCGAAACTTACCGTCGAGCTGTTAATCAACGATTGGCAATCCATTGATATTGACTGTAGCGTGGGCGGAAGCCCGCCCACGCTACGCCCTACTGGCTATTACGAATGAGCGTTACGTAAAACCAGATTATGTTTTTGTAATCCTTGATACTGATACGCTCATTGGTGCCGTGAACACCCGCTAATTGCGCATCTGACAGGGGAATGGGCGAAAACTTGTAGATGGATGGCGTAAGAGCCGCGTAAAATTTGGAATCGGTGGCACCAAGCATGACGAAGGGCGCAACTACGACTTCTGGAAAGACGCTCTTAATGGTCTTATTAATCGTCTGGAAGCCCATGTTCTCGGTGCTGGCCATTGGAGCGGGGTTATTACCCTTACCCAAAATACTGACCGTAATACTATCATTATCAATCACTTCCTTAACCCGACTGATAACTCCCTCAACTGTATCACCTGGCAATATTCGAAAATTGACCGTAGCGACGGCATCGATGGGGAGCACATTGTCTTTAGCCCCGGCCCGAAAAATGGTCGGGGCCGTTGTGGTCCGCAAGGTGGCGCTCCCCGACTTCGTTTCGGCGATGGACCGCTCAATCACTGGACCAAATAGCCACTGATTGGCAAGGATAATACGTTTGCTAAACGGGGCTTCTGACGCCAGGTAACTCAGCAACTGGTCCATTCCTCCGTTTAGCCGGGCCGGAAACGGGTTATGCTCCAGTTTACTGACCGCTTCGGCCACCATGCCAATACTTGTTTGTGCAGGCGGCATAGACGAGTGTCCCCCTTTACCGATGGCCGTCAGTTCCAGACTCATATAGCCTTTTTCGCTGATGCCGATCAATGCAACGGGCTTGTTGATACCGGCAACACCTTCGGGCTTTATCTCGCCCCCTTCATCCAGAATATATTCCAGCGACACCCCCCGTTTTTTGAGGGCAGCCGCAATGGTTTGAGCGCCTAGCTCGCCCGATGTTTCTTCATCCTGCCCGAAGGCCAGCAACAGCGTTCGCTCGGGCTGAAAGTTCGACTTTAGCAAATAGTCGACTGATTCCAGCAGGCCCATCATGCCCATTTTATCATCGAGTGTACCACGTCCGTAGAGATACCCATCGTCGATAATACCTGCAAAAGGTGGGCGTTTCCACATGCCCTGCGTTCCCTGAATAACCGGCACGACATCGTAATGAGCCATTAACAAAACGGGTTTCAGCGCTGGATTCCGGCCTTTCCACTCATACAACAAGCCATAATGATTGAACGTCTGCGGGTTCAGTCGCTGATGGATGAGCGGGTACGCTGCCCGTATGTAGGCGGTAAACTTGTCAAATTGGGTCGTATCCGTCAGCGTGTAATCGGTGTATGAAACGGTGGGAATGCGAATAGCTCCGGCAAACCGCTGAATAGCCGAATCAGGTACCGTAATTGGTGCCGCCGGAGGCACGTTCGTTAGTTGGTGAGACGTTAGCCGGAACGTGTTAACGAGCAGAACAACAAGAAGAAATACAAGCAGAAAACCAAGAATTCGTAGAATGAAGCGCATTCGTTGACGAGGGTAAATGGTGAAATGAGCGACTACAGAACCCATACGTTCTAAGTACGAACAGGTTTGTGCGTCCCAAAAACGCCATTATTTATCAAAAGCCAACGTTTATTTGGAGATTCAAAGAAATATTAATTTTTAATAGCTTGATTTTGTGTTTTAGACCCAGTAAATAGGGTAAAATCAAAATTCATCTATTGCCCGCAGTGAAGTAATGGTATTGCCCTATTTCAACGCCGGAACCCACTCATTATTCCCGCAATTGGTACACTTGTCCTTTGGGCCGGATTTTGGCTGCGCATTGCCGCAACGATAGCACACAAGCTGCCCGTCTGCTTTTTCCTGCTGATCAACAAAATCGGTATCCCATTCGGGTAAGATTGAAAGACCAGGCGTAGGATTCGGTTCTTCAATGAGTGTAAAAGCGCCGTTAGCTTCCATATACAATCGCTTCACATGCCCCAGATGAATCACGCCACTCGAGCGAAGCTGGGCAAAAAGCAACTCACGGGTAATGGTTGATTCGCTCATTCCCGCTAGTTGAATAACCGAGTTTTGAACCAGCGTGCTGAATCTACCCTGTGAGATGGTTTCAAATTTTTGATTCTTTGCGGCAAAATACGATATGACACGTTGCGTAAACACCACAACCATGGCAATAACGAAGGCCGGTAGCACTCCTCGCTGCGCGTCCAGGATAGCGACCCCAATTGCAGCCGCGAGCGAAACCATTGCGGCCATCTCATTACGGCTTAATCGGGAGGCCATACGTCGCCCCATTAACCGCATGGCCAAAACCAGAATCAGGTAGATTGTGGCCGCCCGAATCAAAATTTCTACGTAAAAAAGGCCCGGCACCTCGCCTACGAGAATTCGCTGCCAGTCGTATAAACTGATATCTTCTTTATGCATGACTTAGTTAAAGAACGGCTCCTACCCAGCTATCGACCTGACAAACAGAGCAAAGACCTGGTTTCGGTTGCGCCGGAATGGTATTACCACAGTTACTACACGCCACATGGTTGTCGTCTTTTTGCTCATGAATTGACTGAACTTCGGCATCTGCTGGCGGCAGCACCGATAAACCCGGTTTTTTTTGTTTATCCTGGTAAATACTGAACATCCCATACGCTTCCAGATACATACGCTTTACGTTGGCCAGATTATAGACATTTTCGGTTCGTAAAGCGGCATAAATCTGTTGGTGCGAAAGCCTGTTTTCGGCCATCTGTTTCAGTTGAAAGACGCCATCTTTGATTAGCACTGTTCCTGTCCCCTGAATAATTCTTTCGGCTTTGCTGTGTTTGAAGCCCAACCAGTTGACGCCCCGCAAAAAGGTGAGCGCACAAGCAAGAGCCAGCATTCCCGACAATAACCCACGATCAGGTAGCTGCATGGCTGGCGAAATAATAGCTCCCATTGTGAGCATCACAGCCAGTTCCAGATTGGTAAGCTGCCCATTCATTCGCTTTCCAAGAAGGCGCATCACAACCAGAAGTACCAGGTAGATCAGCGATGTACGAATGAATACTTCCAGCAAAAATTCTACAGGAGCATCGCCAATTAGTATACGCTGCCAATCACCCAGCTTGATGTCGTCTTTATCCATGCCCACCTAACTTTTGATTAAATCGAATTGATTGGTCATAAAGGAAAAAATCTGGATTTATTCATATAATCTATAAAGTATGCTTAATAAATAGACCAGACAATCAGGAAACGGTCTTCTTACTAACAGGATGCTTGGTTAGCTGGTTGGTTTTGTAGCGAATACGATCACGACATTATCAATGAAAAAACTAGCCTTACTTCTGTGTATCGGCATGTTCACCGCCTGTCAGAAAGACGCAGATGACACAAAATCGACCACTGTTCCTCCGGCTCCCCTGCCAACCGATTTCATTGAAGAACTCTGGTATAAAAACGGACTCGTTTATAGCGTAGACGTGGAGGTATTTAAAGACTCTGACAAAGATGGTGTTGGTGATTTCAAGGGAATTATGCAACAGCTCGATTACCTGAAAACGCTTGGCGTTGAAACGATCTGGCTGGCTCCGTTCCAGCCTACGCCAAACGAAGATGACGGGTATGATATAGCTGACTTTTATGGCATCGACAAACGTCTGGGTACAACTCAGGATTTTGACGAATTCATGCGTCAGGCGAACCAGAAGGGCATTCGGGTCATGATGGACCTGGTCACAAATCATACCTCCAATCAGCATCCGTGGTTTCAGCAGGCCCGTCAGCGTACCGATTCTCCTTACCGCTCGTGGTATGTGTGGTCAAAAGAACGCCCGAAAAAGTGGGATTCAGGCATGGTGTTTCCGGGCGTCCAGAAAGACATCTGGTCCTACGACAAACAGGCGGGCGAATACTTTTATCACCGATTCTATGAATCCCAGCCAGACCTGAACATGCAGAACCCGGCTGTTCAGCGGGAGATGCGAAAAATTGTTCGGTTCTGGCTTGACAAAGGCATTGCGGGTTTCCGGGTAGATGCCGTTCCGTTCCTGATCGAAATTGCCAATAAAGATTTTGACCCCGACAAACCCGAGCACCAGTTCGACATAATTACCCAATTGCACGAGTACATTCAGTGGCATAAACGGGACGCTATTCTATTGGGTGAAGCCAATGTTGACCCCAAGGAACAGGAACCTTATTTCGGTAAGGAAGGGCAAAACATGCAGACGATGTTCAACTTTTTCGTTAATCAGCACCTGTTCTATGCTCTGGCCACCGGCGAAACCAAGCTGCTGAAGAAGGCGCTGGACGATACCAAAAATATACCCCCAACCGCCCAGTGGGCGCATTTTCTTCGTAACCACGACGAAATTGACCTGGGCAGACTGAGCGATAAGGAACGGGATAAGGTATATGCCCGCTTCGGTCCTGATACAACGATGCAGCTTTATGACCGGGGCATTCGCAGGCGTCTGTCTCCAATGCTGGGCGACCCGAAACTAACGGAATTAGCCTACAGTATCTTATTTTCCTTACCCGGTATGCCCGTGATTCGGTACGGCGAAGAAATTGGCATGGGCGACGATCTTAGCCTGAAAGAGCGGCTATCCGTCCGGACGCCTATGCAATGGTCGAATGGGCCGAATGCCGGGTTTTCGGAATCGGCCAAAACCGTTCGACCCATCATCAATAAAGGCCCTTATAGCTACACAAAGATCAATGTAGCGGCACAGCGTGCAGATTCGACCTCCCTTCTGAATCAGGTAATCAAATTTTCCCGGCTTCGGAAGCGGTGTCCCGAAATTGGCTGGGGAGCCTGGAAACTCATCGACACAGGTTCGGAACACGTGCTGGCTATGCAATATGATTGGCAGGGCCGTACGCTGATGATGGTTTATAATTTTAGTAAGGAGCCGCAGCAATGCCAGCTACAAACATCAATGAAAACGGGTCGAGGGCTGGTCAATTTATTGGATAGTTCAGCAACCCAAATTGGTTCTAATGGCAGTTATGCCGTCAAGTTGCCGGGCTATGGGTCGGGTTGGTATCGGGCAAAATAAACTCCTAGGCCGCTTTCTGGTGGCTGGCNCGGTGTCCCGAAATTGGCTGGGGAGCCTGGAAACTCATCGACACAGGTTCGGAACACGTGCTGGCTATGCAATATGATTGGCAGGGCCGTACGCTGATGATGGTTTATAATTTTAGTAAGGAGCCGCAGCAATGCCAGCTACAAACATCAATGAAAACGGGTCGAGGGCTGGTCAATTTATTGGATAGTTCAGCAACCCAAATTGGTTCTAATGGCAGTTATGCCGTCAAGTTGCCGGGCTATGGGTCGGGTTGGTATCGGGCAAAATAAACTCCTAGGCCGCTTTCTGGTGGCTGGCGCGGGTATTTACCCGTGCCTGTCCATATCGCCAGTATTCACTGGCGCATGAATAACCGAAAGGCCAGTGAATACTGGCGATATGGACAGGCACGGGTAAATACCCACGCCAGAATGGTCCGTTGACCCACTCTTCGAACTGTTTTGCAAACCTGCCCGATAGCTACTGGTTGTATATGGTTGGTAAGCAAACATGACGAAAACCATCTTACAGCTAAAATGTATCAAGTAAGCATTCATAAACGATCACTCGGTGTAACATTTCCAGATCAGCAACAGGCGCAGGTGGTAGTATGGGGCCCTACTGTTAAACACATAGAACTCAAAATAAATAACCAATCAGCGGCACTCTCGTTGACACAGGAAGAGTTGGGCTACTGGTGCCTGGAAACCAGCCAGCTTAAACCCGGTGATTTATATACGTTTATTCTCGATGGCGAAACGGAACGCTCCGACCCGGCCTCACTTTGCCAGCCAAACGAAGTACATAGGCCCTCGAAGGCAATTGATACCGCTTCGTTTTATTGGGAAGATCAATGCTGGGTCAACCCACCAGTCGAAAACTACCTGATTTATGAACTTCACACAGGCACGTTCACGCCCGAAGGCACCTTTGCTGCGCTGGAAACCAAGCTCGACTATCTGAAAGCTTTGGGCGTAACGGCCATTGAACTCATGCCGATCGCCCAGTTTTCGGATTCCCGCAACTGGGGCTACGATGGCATTTTTACCTTTGCCGCTCAGTACTCGTATGGAGGAGCTACAGGGTTGCACCACCTGATTAACGCGTGCCATTACAGAGGTATTGCGGTGGTGCTTGATGTGGTGTACAATCACTTCGGCCCGGAGGGCAACCACCTCAACGAATTCGGTCCCTACCTGACCAGCAAGTATTGTACCCCCTGGGGTGATGCAATTAATTTTGATGATACCTGGTGCGATGGCGTCCGGCATTATTTTATTGAAAACGCCCTGATGTGGTTCCGGGATTTTCACGTCGATGCGCTTCGCCTGGATGCTGTCCATGCCATAAAAGACTTCAGCCCGGTTCATATTTTGCAGGAACTCCGGCAAAAAGTCGATCAGTTGACGCAAACGACTGGCCGTCGGTATCACCTGTTCATCGAGAACGACCTGAACGATCCACGTTATATTAATCCGATAGCCGAGAATGGATATGGTATGGACGCGCAGTGGATGGATGAGTTTCATCATTCGCTACGCGTAACGGTTGGCGAAAAAAAAGATGGCTATTATGCCGACTTCGACGGAATTGGCCAATTAGAAAAATCTTATCGGGATGCCTATGTTTATGATGGGCAATTCTCGACCGTGCGCAAAAAGCTTTTTGGCATTAAGGCCGATAAAAACCCAGGCCAGCAGTTTATCGTGTTTTCACAGAATCACGATCAGGTAGGCAATCGAAAAATGGGCGAACGTACCAGTCAGTTGTATAGCTACGATACGCTGAAATTGATGGCGGGAGCGGTGTTGCTCAGTCCGTATGTGCCGTTATTATTTATGGGCGAGGAATGGGGCGAATCAAATCCGTTCTTTTATTTCGCCACCCACCATAAGCCAGATTTAATAGAAGCCGTCAAGCAAGGTCGGGAGGACGAATTTGGCCCATCGGATGAGGATGTGCCTGACCCGC contains:
- a CDS encoding flavin reductase family protein translates to MKTINPADLKPNEFYRFIIGTIGPRPIAFASTIDANGLVNLSPFSFFNIVGYNPPTLIFAPTINRHGHKKHTLLNLEEVGEVVINIVNYAMVEQMSLASAEFERGINEFEKAGFTAIPSDRVRPPRIAESPAAFECVVKQIVPTGDGPGSGNIIICEVVMGHFHDTIFDSTGAVDPHQLDLIGRMGGDWYCRAQGDALFEVGRPQTGIGVDNIPAAIRNSAILSGNDLGKLGSFPALPDPEEVNAYRASGALNELFDEARNGCQYLPDLLHLRAKQLLAEGNVKDAWLTLLTSQL
- the fahA gene encoding fumarylacetoacetase, encoding MYGIFSYDTSTPRMGLKHKDHVLDLEVVGLLGYFDNLAIDPAVFTKPFLNDFIALGKPIHRAIHQRINALLEHDATAFAEVHDQVFIHESRVQMHLPVHIGDYTDFYAGIHHAENVGRMFRPQGDPLLPNYKHLPVAYHGRASSIVVSGTPIRRPKGQFMNDGQLMFGPSTALDFELELGLIIGKASTLGEPISVNEAEDYIFGIALFNDWSARDIQRWEYQPLGPFLGKNFGSSISAWVLPFDELEPFRVSGAEQEPAPLPYLQNSGDANFDLELDVWLTPADGEEVFICRTNARYLYWTFAQMIAHHTVNGCNLNIGDVLATGTISGPEPGTYGSLLEISWNGERPLHISHTLSRTFLADGDTVTFRGRGFLNGIRVDLGEVTGTIHS
- a CDS encoding glycosyltransferase family 87 protein, whose protein sequence is MLNSRYKTISQFFGKESVLLSAYLLITLLASIQQYLLPDQQIGPSVQRYSNYNNYIIFKNSFIHLLTHKNLYSLHLTEQWDLFKYSPTFALFMGLFAFLPDWLGLTGWNLLNTLVLFFGIKHLPFVSEDSRVKIRWFILVELLTSIQNAQSNGLIAGLFVWSFIWLEREKSLWASLLMLFSTFIKIFGVVGFVLFLLYPRKPTAILYTIGWTAVLAILPLAVVPYQELLNQYINWWVMLQNDHSSSIGLSVMGWLNTWFSLDPSKLLVVVIGGILLMLPLLRTDQYKSNQYRLFLLASVLIWVVIFNHKAESPTFILAITGVGIWYFCQPVTVTNRVLVILAFVFTSLSPTDVFPTALRDLLVLPYVLKAVFCIAIWAKLTVELLINDWQSIDIDCSVGGSPPTLRPTGYYE
- a CDS encoding PDZ domain-containing protein — its product is MKNWILSFFYLATSTVCAQTQLFVAPTGNNANPGTIKRPFATLEKALTKVKTAPSDKVQIILRKGIYYLPGTVRINPQVTQGKSLTISSYQSEVAQLSGGRRLALQWKKNAKGIWTSTVTGPAFEQLFINGQKQILARYPNYDASARVYNGTAADALSDERVSRWKSPKGGYVHALHKGEWGDFHYRITGKSGGQVTLEGGWQNNRPAPMHPQERFVENIIDELDVPGEWFYNKKTHVLSVIPPAGVNLATARIDVSRLKGLIELKGNPGSPLRNVHIQSIRFVNAERTFMETNEPLLRSDWMIYRGAAVLLANTENCRIVNSEFTELGGNALFMSGYNRNSVVRGSYFHHIGASAICFVGDSSAVRSPSFRYEQFIPYAQLDRQSGPKNEAYPAQCVAEDNLIHHIGQLEKQATGVEISMAAGIVVRHNSIYQVPRAGINISEGTWGGHLLEYNDVFDTVLETGDHGSFNSWGRDRFWHPDRASMDSLVTAHPELIQLDAQTTTIIRNNRFRCDHGWDIDLDDGSSNYYIANNVLLNGGLKFREGFNRVAENNILINNTFHPHVWFKNSGDVFRKNILMRPYTPIGITEWGKEVDTNLFPDLTALAQAQKNGTDTHSLAGDANFINAAKGDYRVKDDSPALKIGFQNFAMNQFGVQRPALRFIAETPKIPTLLNAKLEETITELVWLGASVRNVRGLGDRSAFGLPDEQGIIVVDIPKGSLLAASGLKKGDVIRAANKEDVRNIGRLMAIQQQVNWTGRLAVTVLRNQQSVELTLPLK
- a CDS encoding DUF421 domain-containing protein, producing MHKEDISLYDWQRILVGEVPGLFYVEILIRAATIYLILVLAMRLMGRRMASRLSRNEMAAMVSLAAAIGVAILDAQRGVLPAFVIAMVVVFTQRVISYFAAKNQKFETISQGRFSTLVQNSVIQLAGMSESTITRELLFAQLRSSGVIHLGHVKRLYMEANGAFTLIEEPNPTPGLSILPEWDTDFVDQQEKADGQLVCYRCGNAQPKSGPKDKCTNCGNNEWVPALK
- a CDS encoding M20 family peptidase, giving the protein MRFILRILGFLLVFLLVVLLVNTFRLTSHQLTNVPPAAPITVPDSAIQRFAGAIRIPTVSYTDYTLTDTTQFDKFTAYIRAAYPLIHQRLNPQTFNHYGLLYEWKGRNPALKPVLLMAHYDVVPVIQGTQGMWKRPPFAGIIDDGYLYGRGTLDDKMGMMGLLESVDYLLKSNFQPERTLLLAFGQDEETSGELGAQTIAAALKKRGVSLEYILDEGGEIKPEGVAGINKPVALIGISEKGYMSLELTAIGKGGHSSMPPAQTSIGMVAEAVSKLEHNPFPARLNGGMDQLLSYLASEAPFSKRIILANQWLFGPVIERSIAETKSGSATLRTTTAPTIFRAGAKDNVLPIDAVATVNFRILPGDTVEGVISRVKEVIDNDSITVSILGKGNNPAPMASTENMGFQTINKTIKSVFPEVVVAPFVMLGATDSKFYAALTPSIYKFSPIPLSDAQLAGVHGTNERISIKDYKNIIWFYVTLIRNSQ